The region GACTGCACTGGCTGCACTGGCCGCTCTGGCTGCACTGGCCGCTCTGACTGCACTGGCCGCTCTGGCTGCACCATTTTCATTTTTTCAAAAAAAATCAGACCCGACACCCGCAGACAAAACACGCCTGCCACGACCCCTGTTAATTGGGGGCCCCCGGAGGACCCGCGCACGTCAAGACACGCACCGGATGATACTGGCCCATTAATAGAGGTTCCCGTGCCCCCCTTTAAGGGGGAAAGGGGGGGGAAGGGGAACGGGTAGAGGTTCCCGTGCCCAATACAAGAAGGATGCGCCCCGCTCCGCGGGCCGCGCGAGTCGAATCCGAAAAGTGTGGGGAGCTAGTTAATTTGGCACATACGCCAGAGAGGCTTGCGTGTGCTTTTTCTTTAGCTAAAACGGACTATTAGTCGTATTTGACGTGTCGAATCGCGCGCAATGGCATTTGTGAAGAAAATATAAAAAAATGGAAAAAGCTGCGCAACTTTTGGCACAACTTTGGTTAAGAATAATAAAAAAGCAGGCGCTGTTTGGGCACCTGCTTTTTTTATTACCTAAGTGCGGCTCTAACGGGCCTCTCGACACCACCAAATAACGCGACCTATAACGCGAACGTTTTCCGCCAGGTCGCTCCCGCGTGGTATTTTTATATCTTGGTATCTTTTGTTTTTTGAACGGATGACGAGAGTGCCAGGCTCCATATCTAATTGTTTGACCATGATAGTCTCTTCGACGCCGACAGCAAATATGCCGCCGGCGATGACTTGGTTCTTACTCTGATCAATCAATACCATGTCCCCATCGCATATATCCGGCTCCATGCTGTCGCCTGAAACCTCCATCAGCACCATGTCATTCGCATTTCCCTTTGTGCGAATCCAGTCTTTACGAAACGCAAACTTACCGTTGCACTCCGTTTCCACTTCAAAGCTGCCGCCCCCCGCACTGAGACGAGCCTTCAAACGAGGAATCCAAACCGTTTCAACACCTTCCTTTGGTTGTTGGGGACAGCGATTCAGTGCCCTTTCATCAAAGGGCGCCGGCTCGTTGAGCTTCACCAAAGAAAGAGGATCACCAGCTTTCGCAATGCCGGATCGTGCATGCTCTATTGCCGTTCGTTCATGATCATACATAGGGCCGTGCCCTAACAGAAGCCACTCTAAGCGGACTCCAGTTTCTGAACAGATTTTTAGTGCCACATCTGTGTTGGGCAGATTTTCGTCCCGCTCGTAAAATCCAAGGGAACCCTTACTGATCTTGAGTTGCTTGGAGAAGGCATCCTGAGAGGTTGCGCCCCTTGCGGCTCTTATTCTTGAACCTAGCGTTTTCATGGGTAAATGTTCCGCGGATTAAGTCTTACTTTGTACAAAATTGCGCGCTGTGTACTAATTAGCTCTTTTGACTAGAAAAACAGCACGCAAGGCAGAAATCAAACCTTTACCCATTTTTCTGCTTGATATGGACAGTATTTTGACCTAAAAGAAGACATGGGCGGTTGATAAACGGAGATACAAGTTCAACCTCAGTTTACAGCCGCTCCATGCAACGGTCAACGTCCCATTTTTTACTAAATTTTGACGCCAAATGTGACTTTGATGGACGGAGAAATGAAGCAGCTTTCCCTCTTCGACAACGTGGCAAACAGGGTTGCCCTGCTAGACAGGGAAATCAAATCTGCCATGAACGAAGCCTGTAAGCATTTTTGTAGCCGCAACAGGGTTTCGCGTGAGGAGGTTGTTGACCGCATGAACGCACTGGCAT is a window of Oleidesulfovibrio alaskensis DSM 16109 DNA encoding:
- a CDS encoding XRE family transcriptional regulator, translating into MKTLGSRIRAARGATSQDAFSKQLKISKGSLGFYERDENLPNTDVALKICSETGVRLEWLLLGHGPMYDHERTAIEHARSGIAKAGDPLSLVKLNEPAPFDERALNRCPQQPKEGVETVWIPRLKARLSAGGGSFEVETECNGKFAFRKDWIRTKGNANDMVLMEVSGDSMEPDICDGDMVLIDQSKNQVIAGGIFAVGVEETIMVKQLDMEPGTLVIRSKNKRYQDIKIPRGSDLAENVRVIGRVIWWCREAR